A region of the Chlamydia felis Fe/C-56 genome:
CATCTTGGGAATCCATAGCTGAAGATTATCATAAAATCGTTCAGAATAAAGGGCATTTTTATCATAAAGAAGTCATAATTCCTAAACTGCTTCCTTTATTAGATTTAAAATCAAAAGACTCCTTAGTGGATATCGGTTGCGGTCAGGGAATTTTAGAAAGAGTGATTCCCAAGGAATGTGGGTATCTAGGTTTAGATATTTCTCCTAGTCTGATTTCTATTGCAAGGAATTTGCGAAAATCACGCTCCCACGCATTTGCTATTCAAGATCTTACAAAAAATCTTGAAGTAGAGAATATTCGGTCTTTTTCTCATGCTGTAGCTATTTTATCTCTACAAAATATGGAGAACCCGGATCAGGCAATTAAGAACACTTCTAAGCTTCTTTGCGATAAGGGAAGGTTTTTAATGGTGTTAAATCACCCTTGTTTTCGTATTCCTAGAGTATCCTCGTGGCATTATGACGAAGATAAAAAGCTTCTTTCTAGAAAGATTGATCGTTATCTTTCTAAAATGATAATTCCGATAATTGCCCATCCAGGAAAAAAGCAGTCGGAATCTTCTATTTCTTTTCACTTTCCCTTAAGTTACTGGACCCAAGCATTAGCGAGGTTTGGGTTTGTTATTGAGAATATGGAAGAGTGGATCTCCCCTAAAAAATCTATAGGAACACGTGCCAAAGCAGAAAACGTTTGTCGCGAAGAGTTTCCATTATTCTTATTAATCTCTTGTATTAAGATTAATAATATTTAATAAAATAAAGTTTATAAAACTTGGCGTCAAAAAGCATTTTTTTATTAAAATAAGTAAAAACGCTTTTTGATTTAATATGTTTCGGAAGTTCTCACTATTTTCTAAAAAAAAAAAGAATCCAAAGTTGGGATTTCGAAATAGTCGAATCGTTAGATCTTTCTTACTTGCCCCCAAGGTTTTATTGAGAAATGAGGTTTCTAAAGAGGCCTGTGTTTTGAGTTATTACGGTTTGTTTAGCTGCATACCGATACTCGTCTTTTTTTTAAGGCTATCCCAGCATCTTTTTGTAAATTTAGATTGGAAAGAGTGGCTGCTTGTTAAGTTCCCTGATTATAAAGGACCTATCTTAGCGATTGTTGAAGCTGCTTACCGTTCTACAACGAGTAATATCGGCTTGGTATTGGTAGGAAGTTTCTTTGTTTTTTGCTGGGCTGGGATTCTTATGCTTTTATCCTTAGAAGATGGTTTGAATAAGATCTTCAGAACTGGATGGACCCCAATATCTATTCAGAGATTGGTTTCTTATTTGATCATTACGTTAGTAAGCCCAATGATTTTTATTATTGTGTGCGGCTCATGGATTTATATCACCCAAATTATGCCAGTGCAGTATGCACGTCTATTTTCTCTAAGCCATTCCATTACAGCATTGTACGTATTTTCAAGACTGACGCCCTATTTATTCATCTATTTGGCTTTATTTTGCTTTTATGCATTTTTACCTAGAGTTTCTGTGCAAAAGACAGCAGCGTTTATCTCAGCTTTAACGGCAGGAACACTGTGGATAATTTTTCAGAAGGTTTTCTTCTGCTTACAGTTTTACCTATTTAACTATAGTTTTACTTACGGAGCTTTAGTGGCTCTGCCTTCGTTTTTGCTGCTTCTTTATCTCTATGCAATGATTTATCTTTTTGGAGGGGCTTTTACTTTTCTTATTCAAAATCAAGGATGTAACTTTGTTTTGCCTGCAGAACAGTACTTGACCAATTGCTATATAAAGCTTGTAGTATGCACTTATATTCTTTCTGTGGTATCGAGAGATTTTAATCAGGCCTCCACACCACCTACCGCAAAGACCATAGCTAAAAATTCTAAAATCCCTATTGGAGAGATCTCCCAGTGTTTAGATATTTTAGAAAATGAAGGCTTCATTCTTTCTTATAAGAGAGCTTACAAGCCAACTTATAACATTTCAGGACTCACTATTAAAGATATAGTCGAGCAACTACTCCATTTAAAAACTTTCAGTCAAGTTCATCCAGACGCAGCCTTAAGTTTAATACAAAGTTGTTTGAAAGACATGTTTAATCAAGCAACAAAAAGCTCTTATAACCTAACTCTTACAGATATTGCCGGAAAGATAAAATGAAACGAAGATCCTGGTATAAGACTCTAGGGATAAGTATAAGTTTAGGAGTTTTCCTGACTTTTGTTTATTTTCTGCCTCCGCTACTTTCTCAAGGATCCGGGAAATATCTCTTTCTTTCTTTAATTCATAAGGAAACAGGACTGTCTTGTGATGTCGATGATTTAAGTTTGTCTTGGTTGGGTCCGCAAGTAGCTAAGAAAGTCAAAGTTATTGGGAAGGATAAAAATAGCGAGATTTTCTCTGCAGAAAAGATAGAAATCGATGGATCTTTGCTCAGACTACTTCTTTATAAGCGTCCTAAGGCCATATCCCTCTTGGGATGGTCTTTGCAAATTGACGAGTCGTTAACTATAGACCATCCTTCGGTGGGGAATCTTGATCCTGGAGTGTTTCTTTCTTATTTGGTGCACAGTTCCATACTCTCTGAACATGGGTCTATAGTCATGAAGACAATTAAGGGATCTACCCTGGTACTGTCTGGATTTTATGTGGAAAAGACACCAGAAGTTCTATTAGTTAAGGGCGTTGTTACAGAAGACAATGTAACTGGAAGAGTTTTCATAGAGAGTAGACTTTCCCCAAAGGTCAATATTACTGCAGAACTTAACTCGGTCCCCGCTTCATTTTTTAAGCTTTTCATCACCTCACCAATTATAGATCGTGTTCTTTCTGAAGAAGATTTTATCGATCTGCAAGCCGAAGCTGCTCATAGTAACGGAAAAATTCTTATGACAGCAACTGCTAAGGGAAGTCAAATTCAAGCTAAACTTCAGGGTTATATCCATCAATCTAACTTTTATATTGTAGAAGGTAGTCCATCATTTATAGAGCTGCAGCCGAAAATCTCTTCACTCTTATGTTCTGAGATTCTTGCTTTGCCTGTGAAGATTTCCAGTGAACATATCCGAACACGCATCTCTAATGCTAAAATTCCTTTGGACCTCACCCGATGGGGAAGTATAGAAGCTAACCTACAGACAAAACTTCCTATGGTTTCTCTATCACCAAAAGATCCAAATCTTTCTGTGCAAATGAGAAATATAGAAATAGGAATTAAAAAGACTGCTCAATACACCTATATTCGTGGGGCTTCTGTATCTGTTTTTGGAGGCGCTGCACAATCTTATGTTAATGGCATAGTAACTGTTGATAGTAAAAAGAAACGCACAGAATTTTTGTTGCAACAAACTATGTTGCCTCATACGTATTTACGAGCCCTATTTCCGCGTCCATTTGTCGTTAATATACCTTTAGAAGTCCCCTACTACTCCTTGGAAGTTCGAGGTGAGTATAAAAATTCCCAGATAAAAGCTGAAGCTGATCTGGATAATTCCTTGCTTAAGGTGAATTTTTCTTCTTCAGGAACATTGCAAGCGCTGTTATTTCAGGGAAGTGCCACCTACTATTTAGAAGAAAACCTAAAGAAGAAACTTTCTCAGCAATTTTCTTATGCTGAAGCTTCCTTTTCAGGAAAAGTTCATCTGACGCAAAAGCACCTCTATTTTCCTAAGTTTTCTGGAAAAATTACTGCGGGAGAAAATGAGATTTTCATACACGGAAAATTTGGGAAACCTAATGAACCGATACGTCCTGATACCTGCTCAACATTAGTTCACGGTAAACTATGCTCACTACCTTTAAGTATGGTATCTCCAAGGCTAATTCCTTTGCAACTTACCAAAGCCAGTTTCTCTTTTCATACTGATGGAGCGAGATCTTTAACAAAAGGAAACTTACAGCTCATGATTGAGGATCCCGAAGATCCCCAGCTTCCTCCTTCACGCATTCTTATCCCCGATGTTTTGGTTTCTGCTATAGATCCTGAAAAATCTATAGATATCAACAATGTTAAGATTCAAGGGGCGGGGGAAGTCATTGACTTCCCTATCGATAGGATGCTCAGAATTCAGCAAAAGACAGCGTGCTTATCTACCTATATTGGACCTACAGGAGACATGACCTTTTCAGTATTGTATAATCCAAAAGAAGAAGACAGACTAGTTCTTCGTTCATCTTTCAAAACAGAAGCTCTTAAAGGTGATATAAAGCTCATTATGGACGATAGCCTAACCCTTTCTTCTAAAACTCAGGGGACTTTACAATTGGAAATCACCCCAGAGCGTTATTCGGGCTTTTTTGCAAATTCCTCATGTTTCCCCTCATGCACGCTTCATAGAACGGCTACTGCTCGTTTAGATATATCTAAACTGTCTTGTGCTCAGCAACAATCCGGCCTTTCCTGCCTTTCTTTACTTACAGAAGGAGGATTCGAAGGGGCTTTATCAACAAATCCCCTAATTTTCTACGATCATGTATCGAAGGAAACCTTCATTATCAACAACCTATCTGGATCTCTATATTCTAGTAATTTAGATGCGAAGGTGCAGTATGATCTTCAGGGTAGCTGTTTAGTTCCTAGTCAGGATAGTAAAATTTCTGCAGAATTTCTTATACAAGGTTCTATTGATCACCTGCTAGATCCTTTACAAAGGCAATTCGAACAAACAGCAGAATGGAAACACATTCCTTCATCATTTATTACGGGAATCTTTCCTATTTCACCAAGTGTGAAAACTAAAGTGTCTTCTCTTGCAGGACCAAGAATAAACGTGGATATTAAAAATCGCTTCCTCGGTGATGAGGGGCTTATAAGAATAAAAGTAGATTCTGCAAATCTTCAAGCTTATATTCCGCTAATTTTAAAAGAAAAGGCCATCCTTTTAGAAGATGATCTTGTAGCTACCTTGCACATTAACGAAGAAATCAATAAAGCATTCTTTCAGGAGTTTAACCCGTTAATTTCAGGAAATGCCTATTCCCAACACCCAGTATTACTTCAGGTAAGCAAAGAGAATTTCTATCTCCCAATCTCTCCCTACTCTTTCGAAGAGTTTCATATCCAGGCAGCGAGCTTAGATTTCGGGAAAATTTCTATAGCAAATACAGGGACCATGTATGACTTGTTTAAGTTTCTTGATATTGAAGAAAGCAAGCAGTTTGTCGAATCGTGGTTTACTCCTATTTTCTTCTCAGTACAAAAAGGAAGCATTATCTGTAAGCGCTTTGATGCTTTAATAGATAATAGAATACGCCTTGCTTTATGGGGGAAAACGGATATTATCAAAGATAGAATCTCCATGACATTGGGAATTGATCCCGAGGTAATCAAGAAATACTTCCACAATACTTCTCTAAAAACTAAGAATTTCTTCCTCATAAAAATTCGAGGATCTATCTCTTCTCCAGAAGTCGACTGGTCTTCAGCGTACGCACGTATCGCCCTTCTCAAAAGCTATACAATTGCTAGCCCATTTAGTGCGCTAGCCGATAAACTTTTCTCTTCTTTAGGAGATTCTACGCCTCCACAAACAGTTTCTCCCTTGCCTTGGGAAAAACCACGCGATTCACAAGAAAACAACTAATTTAATAAAACGTCTAATTTTTTAACTATTTTTAATAATTAATTATATTTTTTTAATTTAAATTGTTTTGTTATACGCAAATTTATGATTGATTATTTGCATAGGATAAAACTATGAGAAAGCGACATTCTTTCTTTCACCCCACACCCAGTAAACCCGAACCCTTGGTTTCTATGATTCAAAAAACCATAACTATGGTGGAAAGGATCCAAGGTAGAACTGGGGATCCAGTGAATTTAGAACTAAATAAGATTTGCGCAGATATTCAAGAAATCAAGATGATTTTAGTGAAACAGGCTAAGGATATAGATTGTTTATATACAAAAAATACCGATGAGCAAATTCAGAATTTAGAAACGGATATGAGTTTTGTGAAGACATCCCTGCACAACCTTTTAGAAGAATTGAAAGGATTAAAGATTGTGGTAGAGGAAGGAATTGATAACTCACTAAATGATCATAGTCACTTGGTTAGGTCTGTTTTAGTAGAGATCTATCAGAAGTTCCTATCTACATCTGGAGGAACGATCTCAGGAAATATCGATATGAATAATCATGCGGTTTTGGGGCTTGAAATGCCCCAAAATCCTACAGATTCCTATGCAGCATCTGTGGGGTATGTAGAATCTCAACTACGCCCTATTGAGGCTAAACTTGTTGAAATATGTGAAAAAGTGAAAAGCCACGATAGTGTCATAACTTCTATGAATTTTCAAATGATGCCGGTTTCTGGAGGGAAATTTCGTGGAATCGTAGATATGGATGGTCATAGACTCACTGGGATTGCATATCCTAGAGAACGTTCTGACGCGATATCTCTAGATTATCTTCATAGTTATCTAGAATCGAAAAATCTTTCTGAAGGTTCTGTAACAGAATCTGTATTACAGTGTCCAACTGCTAATGTGGAAGCATGCAGCCTCTATTCCATAGGAGTAAGTCACAAGGTAGATTGTCCTCTTCCTATAGCACTTCTTTCTCAAGGAATGATAGGATTTACCTGGAGAGCAAAAAGTCCAACCTCCTCTGGGAAATTCCCTATGAATGCTCTTAAATACGCATTGTCTGATCAAGATCAACGGTGTTTTGTACTTAATAACAACATTTTATACGGGAAATATGCAGGAAGCTACACTTGGGATCTTACATTGAAAGCTTTAATCCCCTCAATTTTAGAACAGAAAAGCCCGAAGATAAGGATGAGAGTATATTACGATCAATCTTTTTGGAATCATAAGGAAGAGCTTCGAGGTAATGCCGGCTATATAGAAATGCCTCTAATTTCTGTGGGACGAACAAGTCTAGGCGGCCATAGCTACGATATTGTAGAATTACCTGCAGGAAATGCGCGAGTATTGGTCGTTCCTGAAAATTGCGGCGGAGTGACTATACATTTGGAAAATGACCAAGAGGGACTCCCCCCTCAAGATCTTTATATTGTGCAAGCTGCTTACTCGTGTAGCTGGCGACGTTATTAAGACAGGCCACAGCTGTATTCTTACAGCTGTGTGTTCTAACTATTGTTTTACAGAGTTTAAATAGAGACTTAGAGGATGATTGTCATCCAAATCTCCGCAGCTCTTGTCATAGGTGCTCACAATCTTTCCTTGATCTACAAGATATACCCGGTCTAGACAGTTTTGAACAAAGTGCATATCGTGGGTGGATACCCCCAACGTGAGGTTTTGATCCCTTAAGGATTCTAATAAACGCCTAAAGGTTAGGGAAGAAAAAGGATCTAAAGCTGAAGTAGGTTCGTCAAAAAGTAAGGTATGTTTATCCATACATAGAGAACGAACTATAGCTACTCGTTGTTTTTGTCCGCCAGAAAGATGACAAGGGAAGCTTGTGGCAATGTCTTCAATGTCTAAAAGCCTTAAAAGATCGTATGCCTTATCTTTTGCTTCTTCCTTGCTTCTGCGCTTAACGATAATTTGTGGATGCATACAGTTGTCTAAAACTGTCATATGGGGGAAAAGCTCTGGTTGTTGGAAAACTAGTGCTGGGGGTTCTCCTTCTATAGAAATATCCCCACTTATAGTTTCCACTAAGCCTACAAGTGCACGCAGTATTGTTGTTTTCCCTGAGCCGCTCTTGCCGACAAAGAGAGTGATGTGCCCCTCTTCTAAAGAGAACGATACTTTAGATAAAATGTGTTTGTTATTTACGGAATACGTAAGATCCTTCACCCTAACAGTCATAACCTTCCCTCTTTTCTAGCAATCTGGAGACATAAGAAAATAACGATGTCATAAACAAATATAGGCCAGCACAAATACTATACATTTCCATGGGGTTGAGTTCTCGAGAAACAATGTCCTTGCTTACTTTGGTAAGTTCGGGAACACCTACAACCATCAAAATGCTGCTTTCTTTAATCAAAGCAACAAATTCATTAGTTAAAGAGGGTAGTATGTTTTTAAAAACCTGGGGATAGATAATATAAAAAAAAATTTGTGATTTCTTGTAGCCTAAAACCTTAGCAGATTCCCACTGACCCACGGATAAGGCATTGATTCCTCCACGGATATTTTCAGCAAGATAAGCGGAGGAATTAATGCTTAAAGCTATTAATCCCGCCATCAACGGCGTTGGATCCACGCCGATGATTGAAGGTAGCCCGAAATAAAATATAAGAATTTGAATAAATAGTGGAGTCCCACGAATTACCGTGACATAGAGATTTCCCATCCATCGTGTAATGCGACAGGGAAAGTAGCGCGACGTCATCGTTCCGATGACCAGACCTAATAGAGAGCCGCAGAGTATGGAAATTCCGCTAACAAATAACGTATAACCACAACCGCGTAGCAGCACCTTTGCTGTAATAACCCAATGTCCCATAAATTAGTCGCGCATATTTATTTGATTCTAAAGCGTAATCATGCAACTAATCCGAAAAAACTAGCAAGAAGTTTTCTATGTCTTTGGCTATAAAAGAAATTGTTGATTCTGCAATTGGAGTGACAAAAATCGTATCGTCCCCAGCTAAAGTTCCTAAAATGCTTTCCGAAAACTTATTGTCTATTAGGCTGGCGATCCAGGAGGCTGAGCCTGGAGCTGTGCGAATAACAATTAATGAAGAATTATATCTAACGGAAAAAACCAAACCTTTAACGCTAGATTCGTCTATTGATGTGGGAAGAGAGTATCGGGCCCCCTTTTCTCCGGGAATTTTTATCGCATGAACTTTTCTTAACCAACGCGATACCGAAGACTGGGTCATGGCAATCCCCAATGAAGAGAGTTTTTCACAAATTTCTTCCTGGGTTGAAGCTCCTTCTTTGTTTAAAATTTCTTTTAAAGCCTCATCAACTGCGACATTTTTTTTCATTTGGCCTCTCGAAGTTTTCCTTGCTGATATTCAGAAGAGCACTTTACTATAGAGTACTGGTTTATATTTTTCTTTGGTTTTTATGCTTACCCTTGGGTTGGAAAGCTCTTGTGATGAGACGGCATGTGCTTTAGTAGATGCCGATGCGCAAATTGTGGCTAATGTAGTCTCCTCGCAACAGTATCACGCTTCTTACGGGGGCGTTGTCCCTGAGCTGGCTTCTAGGGCCCATCTCCAAATGCTTCCTTCTGTGGTAAATTCTGCTTTAGAAAAGTCCGGAGTTTCTTTGGACGATATTGATCTTATCGCTGTGACGCATACTCCAGGATTGATAGGTTCCTTGGCCGTAGGCGTAAATTTTGCTAAAGGATTGGCTATAGGATCTCAAAAACCTATGATCGGAGTTAATCACGTTGAGGCTCATCTTTACGCGGCTTATATGGAAGCAAAAAATGTAGAATTTCCTGCATTAGGATTGGTGATGTCCGGAGCCCACACCTCCATGTTTTTGATGGAAGACCCTTTAAGTTATAAGTTAATAGGGAATACCCGAGATGATGCTATCGGCGAAACTTTTGACAAAGTGGGGCGATTTCTAGGACTTCCTTATCCAGGGGGGGCCTTAATAGAAATGATGGCATCTCAAGGATGCGAAGAATCTTACCCTTTTTCTGCTGCTAAAGTTCCTGGGTATGATTTATCTTTTAGTGGATTAAAAACAGCGGTTCTTTACGCAATTAAAGGGAATAATAGTAATAGCAGATCCCCTCTTCCGGACCTTTCTCAAAAAGAAAAAAACAATATTGCAGCCTCTTTCCAAAAAGCGGCTTTTATGACAATTGCACAAAAACTTCCTAAAATTATAAAAAATTTTTCTTGCAGGTCCATCCTGGTTGGAGGAGGGGTAGCAAACAATAAGTATTTCCAGACCTTATTGCAAAATACTTTAAATTTGCCTTTATATTTTCCTTCTTCTAAGTTATGCACGGATAATGCTGCGATGATTGCAGGATTAGGAAGAGAGCTGTTTCTCTCAAGAAAAACTACCCAAGGAATTACTCCATGCGCAAGATATCGTTGGGAATCTGTTGCGGACTCCTTATCTCCTCATCCCTAACGATTCATGGATGTAAAAGCCTTCGAACATCACAAGAACGTATCTCAATAAATATAAATATGAAAGACGATCCGAGGTCTTTTGACCCTCGCGAAGTCCGTTTGCTTTCTGACATTAACTTGATTAAGCATATTTATGAGGGATTAGTTCAGGAAAATACACAGACAGGAGATCTAGAACCAGCTCTTGCTGAAAGCTATTTTCTATCCGATGATGGAACAACATATACCTTTCATTTAAAGCAGGCGTACTGGAGTAATGGTGATCCCCTAACTGCTGAAGACTTTATTGCCTCTTGGAAACAAGTTGTAAGCCAAGAAGTTTCTGGGATTTATAATTTTGCCTTTGACCCTATTAAAAATGTTAAGAAAATTCAACAAGGAAAGCTTTCTCTAGAACATGTTGGTTTTCGCTCCGAGGATGATAAAACTCTAGTTATTGAGTTAGAATCTCCTACCTCTCACTTCTTAAAACTTTTAGCATTACCGATTTTCTTCCCAGTACATAAAGATCAGCGATGTTCGGAACCAAATCTACCAATTGCTAGCAGCGCATTTTATCCTAAAAAAATAAAACAGAAACAATGGCTGCGTTTAGAGAAAAATCCCTACTACTACAATCAGGAGCAAGTTAAAACTCAAACAATTACAGTACATTTTATCCCCGATCCTAATACCGCAGCTCTATTGTTTAATCAAGGAAAGTTGCATTGGCAAGGGCCTCCCTGGGGTGAACGTATTCGCACAGAAACCCTATCGCATTTGCAATCTCAAGGGAATCTCCATTCTTTCGAAGTGGCGGGAACCTCTTGGTTAACTTTTAACGTAAATAAATTTCCTCTTAATCATATCAAGTTAAGAAAGGCACTAGCCTTAGCTTTGGATAAGGAATCTTTGGTTTCTACGATATTTTTAGATAGAACTAAGCCTGCTCAACATTTGTTGCCTAATAGTTTACATACTTACCCAAGTTTAGAGGCTCCTTCTAAAGAACAACGTAAGTATCTAGCTAAACAACTCTTTCAAGAAGCTTTGGAAGAACTTAATATTTCAGCAAAGGATTTGGAGAGTCATTCCCTCGTTTTTTCTGCGGGTTCTTCAATAAGCGCTTTGCTTGTTCAGATGATTCGCGAACAATGGAAAGACTCTCTGGGATTCTCTATTCCTATAGCAGGAAAGGAATTTGCACTTTTGCAAACGGAACTAGCTTCAGGACATTTCTCATTGGCAATGGGAGGATGGTTCGCAGATTTTTCCGACCCTATGGCGTTTCTAACAATTTTTGCTTACCCCTCGGGAGTTCCTCCTTATGTATTAAACCATAAGGATTTCATAAAACTTCTAACAACAATTCAAGAAGAAAGGGATCTAAAAAAACGTCGTGAATTGGTTTCTCAAGCATCTCTATATCTAGAAACATTCCATATTATTGAGCCCATTTATCACGATGCTTTTCATTTTGCTCTAAATAAAAAACTGTCGAACTTTAATTTTTCTCCGACTGGAGTTGTAGATTTTCGCTACGTTAAAGCTTCATAATCTTTTTCCTAATACAAGTAGATCAAACAGAATTAATGTTCGTAGAATAAAAACTATTTTTATCTGTGTTGTTCCCAAGAGAAATGACCTGTTTTTGCTTACACTTAGATGTGCGTGGGAAAATAAGAATGTTTCTCCGTAGTTACTTTTATTCCTTTTTGTTATCCTAAATGTTTTTAGCTATGTCAAAGAGGTCCTAAGTACAATGGAAATGACGAGTCAAGAAAATAAAGATGGCGGGAGATCTCCACTTCCCTGTCCTCCCTGTGTAATGGTGATTTTCGGTGCTACTGGAGATCTAACAGCACGCAAGTTATTTCCAGCATTGTATCATCTGATTAAAGATGGCAGGCTATCCGAAAATTTTGTTTGTATAGGATTTGCTAGAAGAAAGAAAAGTCATGAGCAATTTCGAGAAGAAATGAAATTAGCCATACAGAATTTTTCTCGTGCTCAGGAGATTGATATCCGCATCTGGGAAGAATTTGAATCTCGTATATTTTACCATGAGTCTAACTTCTCCTCTCCCGAAGGCTATGACTCCTTGAGAGAGAGGCTGGAAGATATTGATAAAAAGTTTGGAACTCAAGGTAACCGGCTATTTTATTTATCAACACCTCCAGATTACTTCCCCGAGATTATCGAAAATATCAATAAGCATGGTCT
Encoded here:
- a CDS encoding peptide ABC transporter substrate-binding protein, with the protein product MRKISLGICCGLLISSSLTIHGCKSLRTSQERISININMKDDPRSFDPREVRLLSDINLIKHIYEGLVQENTQTGDLEPALAESYFLSDDGTTYTFHLKQAYWSNGDPLTAEDFIASWKQVVSQEVSGIYNFAFDPIKNVKKIQQGKLSLEHVGFRSEDDKTLVIELESPTSHFLKLLALPIFFPVHKDQRCSEPNLPIASSAFYPKKIKQKQWLRLEKNPYYYNQEQVKTQTITVHFIPDPNTAALLFNQGKLHWQGPPWGERIRTETLSHLQSQGNLHSFEVAGTSWLTFNVNKFPLNHIKLRKALALALDKESLVSTIFLDRTKPAQHLLPNSLHTYPSLEAPSKEQRKYLAKQLFQEALEELNISAKDLESHSLVFSAGSSISALLVQMIREQWKDSLGFSIPIAGKEFALLQTELASGHFSLAMGGWFADFSDPMAFLTIFAYPSGVPPYVLNHKDFIKLLTTIQEERDLKKRRELVSQASLYLETFHIIEPIYHDAFHFALNKKLSNFNFSPTGVVDFRYVKAS
- the argR gene encoding arginine repressor, which gives rise to MKKNVAVDEALKEILNKEGASTQEEICEKLSSLGIAMTQSSVSRWLRKVHAIKIPGEKGARYSLPTSIDESSVKGLVFSVRYNSSLIVIRTAPGSASWIASLIDNKFSESILGTLAGDDTIFVTPIAESTISFIAKDIENFLLVFSD
- a CDS encoding amino acid ABC transporter permease, whose amino-acid sequence is MGHWVITAKVLLRGCGYTLFVSGISILCGSLLGLVIGTMTSRYFPCRITRWMGNLYVTVIRGTPLFIQILIFYFGLPSIIGVDPTPLMAGLIALSINSSAYLAENIRGGINALSVGQWESAKVLGYKKSQIFFYIIYPQVFKNILPSLTNEFVALIKESSILMVVGVPELTKVSKDIVSRELNPMEMYSICAGLYLFMTSLFSYVSRLLEKREGYDC
- a CDS encoding YihY/virulence factor BrkB family protein — encoded protein: MFRKFSLFSKKKKNPKLGFRNSRIVRSFLLAPKVLLRNEVSKEACVLSYYGLFSCIPILVFFLRLSQHLFVNLDWKEWLLVKFPDYKGPILAIVEAAYRSTTSNIGLVLVGSFFVFCWAGILMLLSLEDGLNKIFRTGWTPISIQRLVSYLIITLVSPMIFIIVCGSWIYITQIMPVQYARLFSLSHSITALYVFSRLTPYLFIYLALFCFYAFLPRVSVQKTAAFISALTAGTLWIIFQKVFFCLQFYLFNYSFTYGALVALPSFLLLLYLYAMIYLFGGAFTFLIQNQGCNFVLPAEQYLTNCYIKLVVCTYILSVVSRDFNQASTPPTAKTIAKNSKIPIGEISQCLDILENEGFILSYKRAYKPTYNISGLTIKDIVEQLLHLKTFSQVHPDAALSLIQSCLKDMFNQATKSSYNLTLTDIAGKIK
- a CDS encoding ATP-binding cassette domain-containing protein, with the translated sequence MTVRVKDLTYSVNNKHILSKVSFSLEEGHITLFVGKSGSGKTTILRALVGLVETISGDISIEGEPPALVFQQPELFPHMTVLDNCMHPQIIVKRRSKEEAKDKAYDLLRLLDIEDIATSFPCHLSGGQKQRVAIVRSLCMDKHTLLFDEPTSALDPFSSLTFRRLLESLRDQNLTLGVSTHDMHFVQNCLDRVYLVDQGKIVSTYDKSCGDLDDNHPLSLYLNSVKQ
- the tsaD gene encoding tRNA (adenosine(37)-N6)-threonylcarbamoyltransferase complex transferase subunit TsaD, whose product is MLTLGLESSCDETACALVDADAQIVANVVSSQQYHASYGGVVPELASRAHLQMLPSVVNSALEKSGVSLDDIDLIAVTHTPGLIGSLAVGVNFAKGLAIGSQKPMIGVNHVEAHLYAAYMEAKNVEFPALGLVMSGAHTSMFLMEDPLSYKLIGNTRDDAIGETFDKVGRFLGLPYPGGALIEMMASQGCEESYPFSAAKVPGYDLSFSGLKTAVLYAIKGNNSNSRSPLPDLSQKEKNNIAASFQKAAFMTIAQKLPKIIKNFSCRSILVGGGVANNKYFQTLLQNTLNLPLYFPSSKLCTDNAAMIAGLGRELFLSRKTTQGITPCARYRWESVADSLSPHP
- a CDS encoding class I SAM-dependent methyltransferase — encoded protein: MSHYTFKKKRSRSSGKAYEKSTSWESIAEDYHKIVQNKGHFYHKEVIIPKLLPLLDLKSKDSLVDIGCGQGILERVIPKECGYLGLDISPSLISIARNLRKSRSHAFAIQDLTKNLEVENIRSFSHAVAILSLQNMENPDQAIKNTSKLLCDKGRFLMVLNHPCFRIPRVSSWHYDEDKKLLSRKIDRYLSKMIIPIIAHPGKKQSESSISFHFPLSYWTQALARFGFVIENMEEWISPKKSIGTRAKAENVCREEFPLFLLISCIKINNI